A region from the Lolium perenne isolate Kyuss_39 chromosome 4, Kyuss_2.0, whole genome shotgun sequence genome encodes:
- the LOC127296957 gene encoding tau-cadinol synthase, producing the protein MAFSQVFTALDVALAPVFHPTIWGDFFIHHSPETIQMSEEWMENRSSQLKEKVVGVLEACNNIVEKLKLVDTLQHLSIDHHFNEQIVSTLRSTHSSEFNSSSHHDVALRFRLLRQHGFWVSPDVFNKFKNEDGAFKVDITNDPRELLSLYNAAHLLTHGEIELEESIIFARKHLESMKSDLDSPLAEQVKRALHLPLPRTLKRVEVLHYIPEYKDDPMHDPSILELAKLDFNLLQRLHLKELKDLSRWWEDISREVGLTYSRDRIVECYLWSYMTYYEQEYTRARMIFAKIIAMMAMTDDTFDVRATLMECKQLDEAIQRWEESDVSLLPEYLRKFYLKLISTFKEFEDELKPNEKYRVPYSIKAFQIFSSKHLQEAEWFHQNHKPKFNDHVEVSICSAAPCACVCLLVGMGDTATKEALEWALGCTDAVRACAVVTRFMNDLSAFKQGKNKYDVHTSVECYISEHGVESDVAFANIGSMMEDAWKTTNEAHFERPEILPAIQRVANITISMMFWYDDHKDAFTYSNIIEGTIRRLFVNPIPL; encoded by the exons ATGTCCGAGGAATGGATGGAAAACAGGTCTAGTCAATTGAAGGAGAAAGTGGTTGGGGTACTTGAGGCTTGCAATAATATAGTTGAGAAACTGAAACTTGTGGACACTCTCCAACATCTGAGTATAGATCATCATTTCAATGAACAAATTGTCTCCACATTAAGAAGCACCCATTCTTCTGAATTCAATAGCTCTAGCCATCATGATGTTGCTCTTCGATTCCGCTTACTGAGGCAACACGGATTCTGGGTATCTCCAG ATGTATTCAACAAGTTTAAAAATGAAGATGGGGCGTTCAAGGTTGACATAACTAATGATCCCAGGGAACTATTAAGTTTATACAATGCAGCACATCTATTAACTCATGGAGAGATAGAACTTGAAGAAAGTATCATTTTTGCAAGGAAACATCTTGAGTCTATGAAAAGTGACCTTGATTCCCCATTGGCTGAGCAAGTCAAGCGTGCTCTTCACTTACCACTGCCAAGGACATTGAAGAGAGTAGAAGTGTTGCATTATATTCCAGAGTACAAAGACGATCCGATGCACGATCCATCTATTCTAGAATTAGCTAAACTTGATTTTAACCTGTTGCAACGCCTCCATTTAAAGGAGCTCAAGGATCTCTCCAG ATGGTGGGAAGATATTTCTAGAGAAGTGGGGCTAACATACTCACGGGACCGCATtgttgagtgctacttatggtcataCATGACATACTACGAACAAGAGTATACACGTGCAAGAATGATTTTTGCCAAGATAATTGCAATGATGGCCATGACAGATGACACTTTTGATGTACGCGCTACTTTGATGGAGTGTAAACAACTCGATGAAGCTATACAAAG GTGGGAGGAGAGTGATGTTTCTCTACTTCCAGAGTACCTCCGGAAGTTTTACCTCAAGTTGATAAGCACATTCAAAGAGTTTGAGGATGAGTTGAAACCGAATGAGAAGTACCGTGTCCCTTATAGCATAAAAGCG TTTCAAATATTTTCAAGTAAGCATCTGCAAGAAGCGGAATGGTTTCATCAAAATCACAAGCCCAAATTCAATGATCACGTTGAGGTATCAATATGCTCCGCCGCACCATGCGCATGTGTTTGCTTGTTAGTTGGTATGGGTGATACTGCAACCAAGGAGGCACTCGAATGGGCACTCGGTTGCACAGATGCTGTCAGGGCTTGTGCAGTGGTGACACGTTTTATGAATGACCTTTCTGCATTTAAG CAAGGGAAGAACAAATATGATGTGCACACTTCAGTGGAATGTTACATTAGTGAACATGGCGTGGAAAGTGATGTCGCCTTTGCCAATATTGGTTCTATGATGGAAGATGCATGGAAAACCACAAATGAAGCACACTTTGAGCGCCCTGAGATACTTCCGGCGATACAACGAGTTGCGAATATAACAATCAGCATGATGTTTTGGTACGATGACCACAAGGATGCTTTTACATACAGCAACATCATTGAAGGGACGATTAGGCGTCTGTTTGTCAATCCTATTCCCCTCTAG